One Saccharomyces mikatae IFO 1815 strain IFO1815 genome assembly, chromosome: 16 genomic region harbors:
- the SMKI16G2800 gene encoding pyridoxine 4-dehydrogenase (similar to Saccharomyces cerevisiae YPR127W; ancestral locus Anc_3.462): MPATNLKNIVHELDTGYGLMSLTWRAEPVPQSQAFEAMYRSVELAKERGHKAFFNVGEFYGPDFINLTYVHDFFLKYPELREHVVISCKGGVDIATLTPKGSHDDVIQSVKNSVSAIGGYIDIFEVARIDTSLCTKGEVYPYESFEALAEMISEGVIGGISLSEVNEEQIRAINKDWSKFLTCVEVELSLFSTDIFQNGIARTCAELGLTIICYSPLGRGLLTGQLKSNADIPEGDFRKTLKRFSDESLKKNLTLVKFLQEEIVDRRPPNNSITLAQLALGWIKHWNKVPEYKGAKFIPIPSGSSISKVNENFEEKKTKLTDQEFSAINKYLATFRTVGDRYEMV, encoded by the coding sequence ATGCCAGCTaccaatttgaaaaacatTGTTCATGAGTTAGATACCGGCTATGGATTAATGAGTTTAACCTGGAGAGCTGAGCCTGTCCCTCAGTCGCAGGCTTTCGAAGCGATGTACAGATCTGTTGAATTGGCCAAAGAACGGGGGCACAAGGCTTTCTTTAATGTTGGTGAGTTTTACGGCCCGGATTTCATTAACTTGACGTACGTTCacgatttctttttgaagtaTCCGGAGTTGAGAGAGCATGTAGTTATAAGTTGCAAAGGTGGTGTAGACATTGCCACGTTAACTCCCAAAGGCAGTCACGATGACGTCATTCAAAGTGTGAAGAATTCAGTGAGCGCTATCGGCGGCTATATCGACATCTTCGAAGTTGCAAGAATCGACACTTCTCTATGTACCAAAGGGGAGGTCTACCCATACGAATCGTTTGAAGCTCTTGCCGAAATGATATCCGAAGGCGTTATTGGTGGTATCTCATTGAGTGAGGTCAACGAAGAACAAATCAGAGCTATCAACAAGGACTGGAGCAAGTTTTTGACTTGCGTCGAAGTCGaactttctttgttcaGTACAGACATTTTCCAAAACGGAATTGCCAGAACATGTGCAGAATTAGGGTTGACTATTATCTGTTACTCTCCCCTGGGCAGAGGGTTACTAACTGGCCAACTGAAGTCCAACGCTGACATTCCAGAGGGTGACTTTAGAAAGACTCTGAAAAGATTTAGCGATGAGtctttaaagaaaaatctgaCATTGGTTAAATTCCTGCAGGAAGAAATTGTCGACAGGCGCCCCCCAAATAATTCCATTACTCTTGCTCAGTTAGCTTTGGGATGGATCAAACATTGGAACAAAGTCCCAGAATACAAAGGCGCCAAATTTATTCCAATTCCAAGTGGTTCTTCTATTTCTAAGGTCAATgagaattttgaagaaaagaaaaccaaacTTACCGACCAAGAATTCAGTGCCATCAACAAATACTTGGCTACTTTCCGGACTGTTGGAGATAGATACGAAATGGTGTGA
- the AXL1 gene encoding Axl1p (similar to Saccharomyces cerevisiae AXL1 (YPR122W); ancestral locus Anc_3.455): MSLREVTNYEVSFHIPLSYSNRAHKICKLPNGILALLISDPTDTSSSCSLSVCTGSHNDPMDIPGLAHLCEHMILSAGSKKYPDPGLFHALIAKNNGSQNAYTTGEQTTFYFELPNTQNNGEFAFESILDVFASFFKDPLFNPLLISKEIYAIQSEHEGNISSTTKIFYHAARILANSDHPFSRFSTGNIHSLSSIPQLKKINLKSSLNTYFRSNFFGENITLCIRGSQSVNILTKLAISKFGDVKPKSIVKERHFSIGKGPFRKSTSLRRSLNSPKNDYRNLEDFKILDTVWEKKYQNTMCFQHAPECNSIFINSNKMPVMRFLFPVSDRNTRFTKDDIKIYSHLWCELFGDESPGSLSHYLVSRGWITKCFAFTSEFAIGDIGLILELELTNSGWKSIKNITTTIFSELLPSFYVKNIDHLVTFLKEQNLIDLARFLYQSSENLPMEECSNLSSFLQENLECLTPSNVFKGFKSLIEIDDPNIEKYEETKANVRWWTGQAIKFQNFLKSHMKHDNTRLLLLGDIKSHKIFHIIENKSEIRTDFFYEFEYYTGSVHLAEENKYYPKSSYEFNFPKSNLFLPDYISDPLKLRQLFLECSLKSKFATLRPQIYSEPTRREPQLVSENLNYEMWILKEDPNFASNNKSVVSFEVLGLGIKPSPEATIHLEVLAQVLFIITSSHLYPALRIGYTYEIASSSKGSVTLRFTISGFPEGVFKIVKTFVDTLKLIATDPTFLSKDTLRKARIFVRSKYESASSDNCVKLASIGLLIVLEEFIWTLQDRINALELTEMESFKEFCSLFWKNPKQLVLLVQGSLDYADEINHYLNRNFTQHLKVCNEGSKSTIHLYPSPSTKNLDEGTNAFISYNGHQDDPNNSIVYFIQTAQRDDIENLALTFLTEYLFSLTLVPDLRNRKQIGYIVLGGLRVLTDTVGIHVTVMSGSSAHNLETKINEYLSYLELQVLDNLTEIDFRKMLLEPFLTLLKQNSITKFEESAGPVDLLNEIVANVQNGDNYTLNNRQMKQHRKVRNKITEKRLNFQEEYEMVNIPFLQKLTLKKYLRFFQAKISIYSTQRSKISIMIASPMAEEKIASRRIFLQLEAFLKIKGFAIKNEDLKKIVEHSEGSPMLLVKNLFTHFRKRNEAFKLGTVVLQEILKIIGMNFKQGYGSVLGFSSHNSEGQDVKNFWKNDIEPVIPLQELPDPNFFRKYVF, encoded by the coding sequence ATGTCCTTGAGAGAAGTAACTAACTATGAAGTTTCCTTCCATATCCCATTGTCCTATAGCAACAGGGCGCATAAGATTTGTAAACTTCCAAATGGAATTTTGGCATTATTAATATCTGATCCAACGGATACTTCAAGCTCATGCTCACTGTCAGTTTGCACTGGCTCCCACAATGACCCAATGGATATCCCAGGTTTGGCACACCTTTGTGAACACATGATTCTTTCTGCAGGTTCTAAAAAATACCCTGATCCTGGTTTATTTCACGCACTAATCGCCAAGAACAACGGCTCTCAAAATGCCTATACGACAGGAGAACAAACgactttttattttgaattgCCCAATACTCAAAATAATGGTGAATTTGCATTTGAATCCATCTTAGATGTGTTTGcgtcatttttcaaagatccACTCTTCAACCCTTTATTAATAAGTAAGGAAATATATGCCATACAAAGCGAGCATGAGGGGAACatatcatcaacaacaaagaTATTCTACCACGCAGCAAGAATTTTGGCCAATTCCGATCATCCTTTCAGTCGGTTTTCCACTGGCAACATACATTCACTATCAAGCATTCcacaattgaagaaaataaacttGAAAAGCTCACTAAACACTTACTTCAGaagtaatttttttgggGAAAATATAACATTGTGCATTAGGGGATCACAATCCGTTAATATACTTACAAAACTCGccatatcaaaatttggtGATGTAAAGCCTAAAAGCATCGTGAAAGAGAGGCATTTTTCGATTGGGAAAGGGCCATTTCGAAAATCAACGTCATTAAGACGAAGTCTGAATTCTCCTAAAAACGACTATCGTAACTTAGAAGACTTCAAAATACTAGACACCGTatgggaaaaaaaataccaaaataCAATGTGTTTTCAACATGCTCCTGAATGTAATTCGATTTTTATCAACTCAAATAAAATGCCTGTGATGAGATTTCTATTTCCGGTTAGTGATAGGAACACCAGATTTACAAAGGATGacataaaaatatacagTCATCTATGGTGTGAACTTTTTGGCGATGAGTCTCCAGGATCTTTGAGCCATTACTTAGTGTCAAGAGGCTGGATCACAAAATGCTTTGCTTTTACCTCAGAATTTGCTATTGGTGACATAGGATTAATCTTGGAATTAGAACTAACAAACAGTGGATGGAAAAGCATCAAGAACATTACAACAACGATATTTTCTGAACTTTTGCCTTCCTTCTACGTAAAAAACATCGATCATTTGgttacttttttgaaagaacaGAACTTGATTGATCTTGCTCGTTTTCTATACCAAAGTTCTGAAAATCTACCCATGGAGGAGTGTTCAAATTTAAGCAGTTTTCTTCAGGAAAATCTTGAGTGTTTAACTCCCTCCAATGTATTCAAGGGATTTAAATCTCTTATTGAAATAGATGATCCTAATATcgaaaaatatgaagaaacaAAGGCCAACGTGCGGTGGTGGACAGGCCAGGCAATcaaattccaaaattttctaaagTCGCACATGAAGCATGACAACACGCGCCTTTTACTCTTGGGGGATATCAAATCCCACAAGATATTTCACATAATCGAAAATAAGAGTGAGATACGCACTGATTTTTTCTATGAGTTTGAATATTATACAGGAAGCGTTCATTtagcagaagaaaataaatactATCCAAAAAGCTCATATGAATTCAATTTTCCGAAAAGTAATCTCTTTTTACCTGATTACATCAGCGATCCATTAAAATTGCGACAGCTTTTCTTGGAATGCTCActgaaatcaaaatttgCCACTCTTAGACCACAAATTTATAGTGAGCCCACCAGGAGAGAGCCTCAATTGGTCAGCGAAAATCTAAATTATGAGATGTGgattttaaaagaagacCCAAATTTTGCCTCGAACAATAAATCTGTTGTATCGTTTGAAGTTTTAGGATTAGGTATCAAACCAAGTCCAGAGGCGACAATTCACCTGGAAGTGCTAGCACAGGTATTATTTATCATCACCTCATCACATCTTTATCCAGCTCTAAGAATTGGTTATACATACGAGATTGCTTCCTCAAGCAAAGGCAGTGTGACGCTTCGCTTTACCATTTCTGGTTTTCCTGAGGGTGTCTTTAAAATAGTAAAGACATTCGTAGATACGTTAAAACTAATTGCTACAGATCCCACGTTTCTTTCGAAAGACACCTTGAGAAAGGCAAGAATATTTGTCAGAAGTAAATATGAGAGCGCATCATCAGATAATTGCGTGAAACTAGCTAGTATTGGGTTACTGATTGTTTTAGAGGAATTTATATGGACTTTACAGGATAGAATTAATGCTTTAGAACTTACGGAAATGGAgtctttcaaagaattttgtTCCCTATTTTGGAAGAATCCTAAGCAGTTAGTCTTGCTCGTGCAAGGAAGCCTCGACTATGCAGACGAAATCAACCATTACTTAAACAGAAATTTTACACAGCACCTGAAAGTCTGTAATGAAGGTTCCAAATCAACCATACATCTTTACCCTTCGCCGAGTACTAAAAATCTAGATGAAGGCACAAATGCCTTCATCTCTTACAATGGCCATCAAGACGACCCTAACAATAGTATCGTGTACTTCATTCAAACTGCACAAAGGGACGATATAGAAAACCTAGCACTAACGTTCCTTACAGAGTATCTATTTTCGCTAACATTAGTACCTGATTTAAGgaatagaaaacaaattgGGTACATTGTTTTGGGAGGCCTTAGGGTCTTGACAGACACTGTTGGGATTCATGTAACTGTGATGTCTGGGAGCTCAGCACACAATCTTGAAACCAAGATCAATGAGTATTTATCTTACCTGGAACTACAAGTACTAGATAATCTCACTGAAATTGATTTCCGAAAAATGCTATTGGAGCCATTTTTAACGCTGTTAAAGCAAAACAGTATCACCAAATTCGAAGAATCAGCTGGTCCTGTAGACCTATTGAATGAGATAGTGGCAAATGTACAGAACGGAGACAATTACACTCTCAACAACAGGCAAATGAAACAACATAGGAAAGtaagaaataaaatcaCCGAAAAGAGACTTAATTTCcaagaagaatatgaaatgGTTAACATCCCCTTTCTGCAAAAGTTAACTCTAAAGAAGTACTTGAGGTTTTTTCAAGCAAAAATCTCTATATATTCCACACAAAGAAgtaaaatttcaataatgatTGCAAGCCCAATGgctgaagaaaagattgCAAGTAGAAGGATATTTCTCCAACTAGAAGCTTTCCTGAAAATTAAAGGATTtgcaataaaaaatgaagatttgaaaaaaattgttgaacATTCAGAGGGTAGTCCTATGTTACTGGTAAAGAATCTTTTCACTCATTTTCGCAAGAGGAATGAAGCTTTCAAGCTTGGTACTGTTGTATTACAGGAAATACTTAAAATCATCGGAATGAATTTCAAGCAGGGATACGGCTCTGTATTAGGTTTTTCTTCGCATAATAGTGAAGGACAAGACgtaaaaaatttttggaagaaCGATATAGAGCCGGTAATTCCTCTTCAAGAGCTTCCTGACCCGAACTTTTTTCGCAAGTACGTCTTCtaa
- the CLB5 gene encoding B-type cyclin CLB5 (similar to Saccharomyces cerevisiae CLB6 (YGR109C) and CLB5 (YPR120C); ancestral locus Anc_3.453): protein MGGSQDYEQSIKRSSLIHNENEKQLCSEDMTISQEKKINPVIDSSSKHHIQNSKPRRALTDVPVNNNPLSQNKRLTNTKAVKVRREEDIRPIFSAAQKRQIYNDRTATSTASAAVAKKEGEEGEGEYDDLSIVRKKRRTGVEETGEIVGWKDLDYVEKNDTAMVAEYSTEIFDFLYTRELETLPSHNYLLDKTSKYYLRPSMRAILVDWLVEVHEKFQCYPETLFLSINLMDRFLAKNKVTMNKLQLLAVTSLFIAAKFEEVNLPKLAEYAYITDGAASKNDIKNAEMFMLTSLEFNIGWPNPLNFLRRISKADDYNLVNRNIGKFILEYAYCCHHFIHLPPSTISAMAMYIARRMTNRSKNELWNKTLQHYSGGIDPTEDEVFQSRCIDLVTDIASSKIRLDSLVLKYKKPRYGSVYFQAFNWCKAEMDSNFQNLFH from the coding sequence ATGGGAGGTAGTCAAGATTACGAGCAGAGCATTAAAAGAAGTTCTTTGATTCATAACGAGAACGAGAAGCAATTGTGCAGCGAAGACATGACGATctctcaagaaaaaaaaataaatccGGTAATTGATAGCTCTAGTAAGCACCATATCCAAAACTCCAAACCAAGAAGGGCTTTAACTGATGTGCCAGTAAACAATAATCCTCTAAGCCAAAACAAGAGGCTAACAAATACCAAGGCCGTAAAGGTACGAAGGGAAGAAGATATTAGGCCTATCTTTAGCGCCGCTCAAAAGAGACAGATATATAACGATCGAACAGCAACATCAACAGCGTCAGCAGCCGTAgctaaaaaagaaggagaagaaggagaaggAGAATATGATGATCTTTCAATAGTAAGGAAAAAACGCAGGACTGGAGTTGAAGAAACTGGTGAAATAGTCGGTTGGAAGGATTTAGATTATGtcgaaaaaaatgacaCTGCAATGGTAGCAGAATACTCTACAGAaattttcgattttttGTACACAAGAGAACTAGAAACCCTACCGTCTCATAATTACCTATTAGATAAAACGTCAAAGTACTATTTAAGGCCCTCCATGAGAGCGATATTAGTGGATTGGCTAGTAGAAGTTCATGAGAAGTTCCAGTGCTATCCCGAAACTTTATTCCTATCTATAAACTTGATGGATAGATTTTTAgccaaaaataaagttaCTATGAACAAATTACAGTTATTAGCAGTCACTTCGCTCTTCATAGCGGCAAAGTTTGAGGAAGTGAATTTGCCCAAATTGGCCGAGTACGCTTATATCACTGATGGCGCTGCTTCTAAAAATGACATAAAAAATGCAGAAATGTTCATGCTAACTTCTTTAGAGTTCAACATTGGTTGGCCCAATCCActtaattttttgagaaggATCTCCAAGGCAGATGATTACAATTTGGTTAACAGAAATATTGGTAAATTTATTCTAGAGTATGCCTACTGCTGCCATCATTTCATCCACTTACCTCCGTCTACCATTAGCGCAATGGCAATGTATATAGCGAGAAGAATGACCAATAGAAGCAAGAACGAGCTATGGAACAAAACACTACAACATTACAGTGGTGGCATCGATCCGACGGAAGACGAAGTATTTCAATCCCGCTGTATCGATCTAGTCACTGACATTGCCAGTTCTAAAATTCGTTTGGATTCATTGGTTTTGAAATACAAGAAGCCTAGGTATGGCTCTGTTTATTTCCAAGCCTTCAATTGGTGCAAAGCTGAAATGGATAGTAACTTCCAAAACCTTTTCCATTGA
- the THI22 gene encoding putative phosphomethylpyrimidine kinase: MTYSTVSINTPPPYLTLASNEKLPTVLSIAGADSSGGAGIEADIKTITAHRCYAMSCITTLTAQTPVTVYGIQNTPKEVVSQILEANLQDMRCDVIKTGMLTAAAIEVLHEKLLQLGEKRPKLVVDPVLCATSGSSLAGKDVAGLIMDKISPFADVLTPNIPECFKLLGEDRMVNKLEDVFEIAKDIAKITKCSNILVKGGHIPWGNGKEKYVTDVLYLSAEQKYITYKGKFVNTTHTHGTGCTLASAIASNLARGYSLPQSVYGGIEYVQNAITIGCDVTKKAVKDNGPINHVYAVEIPLEKMVSDECFTASDVVSKKQVKGSFDRIPGGNFFQYLINHPKVKPHWDSYVNHEFVKKVANGTLERKKFRFFIEQDYLYLIDYAKVCCVSGSKAPGLKDLEKELLLVDCVREELTQHEKRLREDFGIKDPDHLQKVERGPALRAYCRYLNDISRRGNWQEIVVALNPCLMGYVHALIKLKDQVTVAEGTLYREWCNTCLSSWSYEAMLEGERLLNRILETYPPEQLDTLVSIFAEGCELEANFWTAAMKYE; this comes from the coding sequence ATGACATATTCTACAGTGAGTATAAATACGCCTCCCCCATATCTTACTTTAGCCAGCAATGAAAAACTACCAACCGTTTTGTCCATTGCCGGAGCAGATTCAAGTGGTGGTGCTGGTATTGAAGCTGATATCAAGACTATCACTGCCCACAGATGTTACGCCATGTCATGCATCACTACCTTAACTGCTCAAACTCCAGTGACGGTGTACGGTATTCAAAACACACCAAAGGAAGTGGTTTCCCAAATACTGGAAGCTAACCTACAGGATATGAGATGTGACGTCATCAAGACAGGTATGCTTACGGCTGCTGCTATTGAGGTCTTGCACGAAAAGCTTCTTCAGCTTGGTGAAAAGAGACCAAAACTAGTGGTTGACCCAGTTCTTTGCGCCACCTCTGGTTCTTCTTTAGCTGGAAAGGACGTAGCCGGTTTAATTATGGACAAAATTTCTCCCTTTGCTGACGTTTTGACTCCAAACATCCCAGAGTGTTTTAAATTATTGGGTGAGGACAGAATGGTTAACAAATTAGAGGACGTTTTTGAGATCGCCAAAGACATTGCTAAAATCACAAAATGTTCCAACATTTTAGTGAAAGGAGGCCACATTCCATGGGGtaatggaaaagaaaagtatgtTACTGACGTCCTTTACTTGAGCGCCGAACAAAAGTACATCACTTATAAGGGTAAATTTGTTAATACCACCCATACTCATGGTACTGGATGCACCCTGGCTTCTGCCATAGCATCCAACTTAGCTCGCGGTTATTCTCTTCCCCAGTCTGTTTATGGTGGTATTGAGTACGTCCAAAATGCCATTACCATTGGTTGTGATGTCACCAAGAAAGCTGTAAAGGACAACGGGCCAATTAATCATGTTTATGCTGTAGAAATTCCATTGGAAAAAATGGTCAGCGACGAATGTTTTACTGCATCAGACGTTGTATCTAAGAAGCAAGTCAAAGGTTCTTTTGACAGAATTCCTGGAGGCAACTTCTTTCAATACCTAATAAACCATCCCAAAGTCAAGCCACATTGGGACTCATATGTGAATCATGAATTCGTCAAGAAAGTGGCAAACGGCACATTAGAACGCAAGAAGTTCCGGTTCTTCATTGAACAAGATTATCTATACTTGATCGATTATGCCAAAGTTTGCTGCGTCTCAGGTAGTAAAGCTCCAGGTTTAAAAGACCTAGAGAAGGAGCTACTTCTTGTTGATTGCGTTCGTGAAGAATTAACTCAACATGAAAAAAGGTTAAGAGAGGACTTTGGAATTAAAGATCCTGACCACTTACAAAAGGTTGAAAGAGGTCCTGCATTAAGAGCTTACTGCCGTTACCTCAACGATATCTCCAGAAGAGGCAACTGGCAAGAAATAGTTGTTGCCCTCAACCCCTGTTTAATGGGTTATGTTCATGCTCTAATCAAACTCAAGGATCAAGTGACTGTAGCCGAAGGGACTCTTTACCGTGAATGGTGTAATACTTGCTTATCTTCATGGTCATACGAAGCAATGCTTGAAGGTGAAAGGCTTTTGAATCGTATCTTGGAAACATACCCTCCAGAGCAACTAGATACTTTAGTGTCAATTTTTGCTGAAGGTTGTGAACTCGAAGCCAATTTCTGGACTGCCGCCATGAAATATGAATAA
- the CTR1 gene encoding high-affinity Cu transporter CTR1 (similar to Saccharomyces cerevisiae CTR1 (YPR124W); ancestral locus Anc_3.459), with product MNGMSMSSSMSMDTMSSASKTLASSMTSMSMAAMSSASKTLASSMASMSGMSMGSSSMSSMLMGSSSATMSSTSASATSDSSMSDMSGMSGMSGMSSSSNSSSSEMDMDMNMGMNYYLTPTYKNYPVLFHHLHANNSGKAFGIFLLFVVAAFVYKLLLFVSWCLEVHWFKKWDKKNKYCTLSSANTENEEVYYGTDNQFEIQGLPKLPNLLTDIFVPSLTDLFHDIIRAFLVFTSTMIIYMLMLATMSFVLTYVFAVITGLALSEVFFNRCKLAMLKRWDIQREIQKTKKCPGFENCQCGRHSKPVPDPVAVADTTSASDQSTRLEKNNDSKPAVSDSNHKETFTQEDGCNCAKVSRKNQANIERDILESSKLQEQSGNMDQNLLPAEKFTHN from the coding sequence ATGAATGGTATGTCCATGAGCAGCAGTATGAGCATGGACACGATGTCCAGTGCTAGCAAGACATTAGCCTCGAGTATGACATCGATGAGCATGGCCGCAATGTCCAGTGCTAGCAAGACATTAGCCTCGAGTATGGCATCGATGTCGGGCATGTCGATGGGTAGTAGCTCAATGTCGAGCATGTTGATGGGGAGTTCTTCTGCAACAATGAGCTCGACCAGCGCTTCTGCCACTTCAGATTCTAGCATGTCAGATATGTCAGGTATGTCAGGTATGTCAGGTATGTCATCATCAAGTAATAGCAGTTCTTCAGAAATGGATATGGACATGAATATGGGAATGAACTATTACTTAACTCCCACATATAAGAACTATCCTGTTctatttcatcatttgcaTGCGAACAACAGCGGTAAGGCCtttggtattttcttaCTATTTGTTGTAGCCGCTTTTGTTTATAAACTATTGCTTTTTGTTAGTTGGTGCCTTGAAGTTCACTGGTTCAAGAAATGGgacaagaaaaacaagtaTTGTACTTTGTCTTCAGCAAATACGGAGAATGAAGAAGTATATTATGGCACTGATAACCAATTCGAGATTCAAGGTCTACCCAAGTTACCAAATTTACTTACAGACATATTTGTTCCATCTTTAACAGATCTCTTCCACGACATTATAAGAGCGTTTTTGGTATTTACATCCACTATGATTATCTACATGTTGATGCTTGCTACTATGTCTTTTGTATTAACGTATGTTTTTGCTGTAATTACTGGCTTAGCTTTGTCAGAAGTCTTCTTTAATAGATGTAAATTGGCCATGTTGAAGAGATGGGATattcaaagagaaattcaaaaaacaaagaaatgtCCTGGCTTTGAGAATTGCCAATGTGGCAGACATTCTAAACCAGTTCCTGATCCggttgctgttgctgaCACTACTTCGGCTAGCGATCAAAGTACCCGattagaaaagaataacGATTCCAAACCTGCAGTTTCCGACAGTAATCATAAAGAAACATTTACACAAGAAGACGGATGTAATTGTGCTAAGGTCTCGAGGAAAAACCAAGCGAACATAGAGCGCGACATTCTTGAAAGTTCCAAGCTGCAGGAACAGTCTGGAAATATGGACCAAAACTTACTTCCggctgaaaaatttactCATAACTAA
- the YLH47 gene encoding Ylh47p (similar to Saccharomyces cerevisiae YLH47 (YPR125W); ancestral locus Anc_3.461), translated as MLRYRSLSIKRISHPTPGIALMSSRSAVMRSSLIPLFKPILSRWNSSASESSKKELKMTNGSQESATEVSPVKEKEKLPFKVKMQNALRHYWDGSKLLGLEIKISSKLLMKSAAGYPLTRRENLQLKRTTQDIVRLVPFAAFLIIPFAELLLPFALKLFPNLLPSTYESSKKRENKLENLRNTRKLMSEIIKNNKSHFKPNNISEEQKALFNRFYTHVRATGVPESREQLIEVARLFTDDTVLDNVTRPYLIALAKYMNLQPFGTDVMLRYRIRYKMLELKKDDLSIYYEDAEQLSLSELKTACASRGIRSVDVEPSVLYSNLRLWLNMRLKDKIPSTLLIMATAYNYGNVQSKESLYDALCDVLIGIPDELYHEVKVNVVKEDEASAKQKLKQLREQEEIMKEEEQQEENAIVSVKDELSLDDQDKNIDAAAPDVKPQETKPIGETAASKEK; from the coding sequence atgcTCAGGTATAGGTCTTTATCAATCAAGAGAATCTCTCATCCGACACCAGGCATTGCCTTGATGTCTTCTCGTTCTGCGGTAATGAGATCAAGCTTGATACCTCTGTTCAAACCGATTTTAAGCCGTTGGAACTCTTCAGCATCAGAAAGTTCAAAAAAGGAGCTTAAGATGACAAATGGAAGCCAGGAAAGTGCGACTGAGGTTTCTCcagtaaaagaaaaggaaaagctACCATTCAAGGTTAAAATGCAAAATGCTCTTCGTCACTATTGGGATGGTTCCAAACTTTTAGGATTAGAGATAAAAATATCCTCCAAATTGTTAATGAAGAGTGCCGCAGGATATCCGTTAACAAGAAGGGAAAACTTGCAACTGAAGAGAACCACCCAAGATATCGTCCGGCTAGTTCCATTTGCTGCTTTCCTCATTATTCCATTTGCTGAACTTCTACTACCCTTTGCACTAAAGTTATTTCCCAATTTACTTCCTTCTACTTATGAGTCGAGTAAAAAACGTGAGAATAAGCTAGAGAATCTAAGAAACACAAGAAAGTTAATGTCTGAAATCATCAAGAATAACAAGTCACATTTTAAGCCCAACAATATCTCCGAGGAACAAAAAGCTTTATTTAATAGGTTCTACACACATGTCCGTGCCACTGGGGTACCAGAATCTCGTGAACAACTGATTGAAGTGGCCAGATTGTTCACCGATGATACTGTTTTAGACAACGTAACAAGGCCTTACTTGATTGCATTGGCGAAATACATGAATCTGCAACCATTCGGCACCGATGTGATGTTACGTTACCGCATCAGGTATAAGATGCTTGAACTGAAAAAGGACGATCTTTCAATATATTACGAGGATGCAGAACAACTATCCCTCTCTGAATTGAAAACGGCATGTGCTTCTAGAGGTATTAGAAGTGTAGATGTGGAGCCCAGCGTGTTATATTCGAATCTGAGATTGTGGCTAAACATGAGGCTAAAAGACAAGATCCCATCAACATTACTGATCATGGCCACTGCTTACAATTACGGTAATGTGCAATCCAAGGAGTCATTATATGACGCATTATGTGATGTCCTAATCGGTATTCCTGATGAACTATACCATGAAGTTAAGGTAAACGTCGTCAAGGAAGACGAAGCATCTGCTAAGCAAAAGTTGAAGCAGTTGAGGgagcaagaagaaatcatgaaagaggaagagcAGCAAGAAGAGAACGCCATTGTGAGCGTCAAGGATGAACTAAGCTTAGACGACCAAGACAAGAACATAGATGCGGCCGCTCCGGACGTAAAGCCACAAGAAACTAAACCCATTGGAGAAACTGCCGCCTCCAAAGAGAAGTAA